In the genome of Microbacterium saperdae, one region contains:
- a CDS encoding MraY family glycosyltransferase, with the protein MKQYLFTILITAAITFALTWAVWRLSLRYKLYPGIRERDVHTTPTPRLGGVAIFLGIVAAFGFSAMNPFFQSIWTPPQTIWSILAASLLIAVIGVVDDLWDIDWMIKLGAQFLAAGVITVGGGLQILSLPFGDLIVVSSWLSITITMFAIVIVMNAVNFIDGLDGLVAGVCLISNGVFFAYSYIFTRDSGASSYFNLSTFIAAVLIGACIGFLPLNWSPAKLFMGDSGALVIGLLMATSAISITGQMDPSSLDPERLGRSQLVGAFLPILLPLLVVLLPLLDFGLAVLRRMSAGRSPFSPDRKHLHHRMLDLGHRDRDAVLIFYAWSAVISLAVLLMYVGAREDWPGQYLPGVGFGVVGIVACLLITLMPSRRKKPATAPEPDPTSLES; encoded by the coding sequence GTGAAGCAGTATCTCTTCACGATCCTCATCACTGCCGCGATCACGTTCGCGCTGACCTGGGCGGTCTGGCGACTGAGCCTGCGGTACAAGCTCTACCCGGGCATCCGCGAGCGCGACGTGCACACGACGCCGACTCCGCGTCTCGGCGGCGTCGCGATCTTCCTCGGCATCGTCGCCGCGTTCGGGTTCTCCGCGATGAACCCGTTCTTCCAGAGCATCTGGACGCCGCCGCAGACCATCTGGTCGATCCTCGCCGCCTCGCTGCTGATCGCCGTCATCGGGGTCGTGGACGACCTCTGGGACATCGACTGGATGATCAAGCTCGGAGCCCAGTTCCTGGCGGCCGGCGTCATCACGGTCGGCGGCGGGTTGCAGATCCTGTCCCTGCCCTTCGGGGACCTGATCGTCGTCTCGAGCTGGCTGAGCATCACCATCACCATGTTCGCGATCGTGATCGTGATGAACGCCGTCAACTTCATCGACGGACTGGACGGGCTCGTCGCGGGCGTGTGCCTCATCTCGAACGGCGTCTTCTTCGCCTACTCGTACATCTTCACGCGCGACTCCGGCGCGTCCAGCTACTTCAATCTCTCGACGTTCATCGCCGCGGTGCTGATCGGAGCCTGCATCGGATTCCTGCCGCTGAACTGGAGCCCCGCTAAGCTCTTCATGGGCGACTCCGGCGCACTCGTCATCGGTCTGCTGATGGCGACGTCCGCGATCTCGATCACCGGGCAGATGGACCCGTCCTCGCTCGACCCGGAGCGTCTGGGACGCTCGCAGCTGGTCGGTGCGTTCCTGCCGATCCTGCTGCCGCTGCTCGTCGTGCTGCTTCCACTGCTGGACTTCGGATTGGCGGTGCTGCGGCGGATGAGCGCCGGGCGTTCGCCGTTCTCGCCTGACCGGAAGCACCTGCACCACCGGATGCTCGACCTCGGGCACCGTGACCGCGACGCGGTCCTCATCTTCTACGCATGGTCGGCCGTGATCTCGCTCGCGGTGCTGCTCATGTACGTCGGCGCACGCGAGGACTGGCCCGGCCAGTACCTTCCCGGCGTCGGCTTCGGCGTGGTGGGCATCGTGGCCTGTCTGCTGATCACCCTCATGCCCTCCCGTCGTAAGAAGCCGGCGACGGCACCCGAGCCCGACCCGACATCCCTGGAGTCCTGA
- a CDS encoding L-threonylcarbamoyladenylate synthase yields MSSIFDCHDEAQLLAGMRHARQAIGRGELIVMPTDTVYGVAADAFSPTAVQRLLDAKGRGRNQPPPVLIGSVDTLAALAESVPEPVQRLVDAFWPGGLTIVLPAQPSLVWDLGETLGTVAVRMPQGRVALELLAETGPLAVSSANLTGHDAAISALDAEKMLGDSVAVYLADGLSKDGIASTIVDATSLVRRGADDGDALVRILRDGAVSREQLHEVLGDLLEPEQQEEQPVDAAQEEHQDGDS; encoded by the coding sequence ATGTCCTCCATCTTCGACTGCCACGACGAAGCGCAGCTGCTCGCCGGAATGCGGCACGCACGCCAGGCCATCGGCCGCGGCGAACTCATCGTCATGCCCACCGACACCGTCTACGGCGTCGCCGCCGACGCGTTCTCGCCCACCGCGGTGCAGCGTCTGCTCGACGCGAAGGGGAGAGGGCGCAACCAGCCGCCGCCCGTGCTGATCGGTTCGGTCGACACGCTCGCCGCTCTCGCGGAGTCCGTCCCCGAGCCGGTGCAGCGCCTCGTCGACGCGTTCTGGCCGGGGGGACTGACCATCGTGCTTCCCGCGCAGCCGTCGCTGGTGTGGGACCTGGGGGAGACCCTCGGGACCGTGGCCGTGCGCATGCCCCAAGGGCGAGTGGCTCTCGAACTGCTCGCCGAGACGGGGCCGCTCGCGGTGTCGAGCGCGAACCTCACCGGTCACGACGCCGCGATCTCCGCCCTCGACGCCGAGAAGATGCTGGGCGACAGCGTCGCGGTCTACCTGGCTGACGGTCTCAGCAAGGACGGCATCGCGTCGACGATCGTGGACGCGACATCGCTCGTGCGCCGCGGCGCGGACGATGGAGACGCCCTCGTCCGGATCCTGCGGGACGGCGCGGTCAGCCGTGAGCAACTGCACGAAGTGCTCGGCGACCTGCTCGAACCGGAGCAGCAGGAGGAGCAGCCGGTGGATGCCGCGCAGGAGGAGCACCAGGACGGGGATTCGTGA
- the prmC gene encoding peptide chain release factor N(5)-glutamine methyltransferase has translation MSVNTLAALVRGAAQRLADAGVPDPLVDAELLAGHVLGLRRGEVQAALIRGDEVAPADAERIDALVVRRSVREPLQHITGTAPFRHLELQVGPGVFVPRPETETVVQFAIDALLNAPEPAPIGIDLGTGSGAIALAMATEVPHARIFAAELSPEAHVWASRNTSGVENLTLVLAHMAEAFPELDGTASVVISNPPYVPDEAIPRDPEVRLFDPAMALYGGADGLDLVRVLSTRAAELLRPGGLLVIEHGELQGASIREILVAEGWRAAATHRDLTLRDRATTAVRA, from the coding sequence ATGTCCGTGAACACTCTCGCCGCCCTCGTGCGCGGCGCGGCGCAGCGTCTCGCCGACGCCGGCGTCCCCGATCCGCTGGTCGACGCCGAACTCCTCGCCGGTCACGTGCTCGGCCTCCGCAGAGGAGAGGTGCAGGCCGCCCTGATCCGCGGTGACGAGGTGGCCCCAGCGGACGCCGAGCGGATCGACGCGCTCGTGGTGCGCCGATCCGTGCGGGAGCCGCTCCAGCACATCACCGGGACGGCGCCGTTCCGGCATCTCGAACTGCAGGTCGGGCCCGGGGTGTTCGTCCCGCGCCCCGAGACGGAGACGGTCGTGCAGTTCGCGATCGATGCGCTGTTGAACGCGCCGGAGCCCGCCCCGATCGGGATCGACCTCGGAACGGGGAGCGGCGCGATCGCGCTGGCGATGGCGACAGAGGTGCCTCACGCGAGGATCTTCGCCGCCGAGCTGTCACCCGAGGCGCACGTCTGGGCGAGCCGCAACACGAGCGGAGTCGAGAACCTCACCCTGGTCCTCGCGCACATGGCGGAGGCGTTCCCCGAGCTCGACGGCACCGCATCCGTGGTGATCTCCAACCCGCCGTACGTGCCGGATGAGGCGATCCCGCGCGATCCGGAGGTCCGGCTGTTCGACCCGGCGATGGCGCTGTACGGCGGGGCCGACGGTCTCGACCTCGTGCGGGTGCTGAGCACGAGGGCGGCGGAACTGCTCCGTCCCGGCGGCCTGCTGGTGATCGAGCACGGGGAGCTGCAGGGGGCGTCGATCCGAGAGATCCTCGTCGCGGAAGGGTGGCGTGCGGCTGCCACGCACCGCGATCTGACCCTCCGCGATCGTGCCACCACGGCCGTGCGCGCCTGA
- the cysK gene encoding cysteine synthase A — protein sequence MPGIHSDITTAFGNTPLVRLNNVTEGLGATVLAKLEYYNPASSVKDRIGIAMINAAEASGELKPGGTIVESTSGNTGIALAMVGAARGYKVILTMPASMSKERRVLLKAFGAEIVLTDPTKGMSGAIEVTKQIVADTPGAIWIRQFENAANPQIHRETTAPEILRDTDGDVDIFVAGVGTGGTVTGTGQALKAAKPDVQVIAVEPKDSPVLSEGHPGPHKIQGIGPNFVPAILDRDVLDEVIPVEFADSLRVARELAAKEGLLVGMSAGAAVWAALQVAARPENAGKTIVVIIPDTGERYLSTALFEDLREE from the coding sequence ATGCCCGGCATCCATTCCGACATCACGACCGCATTCGGCAACACTCCGCTCGTCCGGCTGAACAATGTGACGGAAGGCCTGGGGGCGACTGTGCTCGCCAAGCTCGAGTACTACAACCCCGCATCGAGCGTGAAGGATCGCATCGGCATCGCGATGATCAACGCGGCCGAGGCGTCCGGCGAGCTGAAGCCCGGCGGCACGATCGTGGAGTCCACGAGCGGCAACACGGGCATCGCCCTGGCCATGGTGGGGGCGGCCCGCGGCTACAAGGTCATCCTGACCATGCCGGCATCCATGTCGAAGGAGCGGCGGGTGCTGCTCAAGGCGTTCGGCGCCGAGATCGTCCTGACCGACCCCACCAAGGGCATGAGCGGCGCGATCGAGGTCACGAAGCAGATCGTCGCCGACACCCCCGGCGCCATCTGGATCCGGCAGTTCGAGAACGCCGCGAACCCGCAGATCCACCGGGAGACCACCGCACCGGAGATCCTGCGCGACACCGACGGAGACGTCGACATCTTCGTCGCCGGCGTCGGTACCGGTGGCACCGTGACCGGCACCGGTCAGGCGCTGAAGGCAGCGAAGCCCGATGTGCAGGTCATCGCCGTCGAGCCGAAGGACTCCCCCGTCCTGAGCGAGGGCCACCCCGGCCCTCACAAGATCCAGGGCATCGGACCCAACTTCGTCCCGGCCATTCTCGACCGCGACGTGCTCGACGAGGTCATCCCCGTCGAGTTCGCGGATTCGCTGCGCGTCGCCCGTGAGCTCGCAGCGAAAGAGGGCCTGCTCGTCGGCATGTCCGCGGGCGCCGCCGTCTGGGCAGCGCTGCAGGTCGCCGCACGACCCGAGAACGCCGGCAAGACCATCGTCGTCATCATCCCCGACACCGGAGAGCGCTACCTCTCGACCGCGCTGTTCGAAGACCTGCGCGAGGAGTGA
- the epsC gene encoding serine O-acetyltransferase EpsC, translating into MREDIVAAKLRDPAARSTVEVALLYPGLHAIWAHRVSHALWRRGFRLPARAGSQISRWLTGIEIHPGAQIGRRFFIDHGMGVVIGETAEIGDDVMLYHGVTLGGRTRESGKRHPTLGDGVAVGAGAKILGPITIGAGSVVGANAVVTRDAPDDSILIGIPAKPRHRLVGEDTRALLTAPDYSI; encoded by the coding sequence ATGCGCGAAGACATCGTGGCGGCGAAGCTGCGCGACCCCGCCGCACGCAGCACCGTGGAGGTGGCCCTGCTCTATCCCGGACTGCACGCCATCTGGGCGCACCGCGTCTCCCACGCGCTCTGGCGGCGGGGATTCCGGCTGCCGGCCAGGGCTGGGTCGCAGATCTCGCGCTGGCTCACCGGCATCGAGATCCACCCGGGAGCGCAGATCGGCCGGCGGTTCTTCATCGATCACGGCATGGGCGTCGTGATCGGCGAGACCGCCGAGATCGGTGACGACGTCATGCTGTACCACGGTGTGACGCTCGGTGGCCGCACACGTGAATCGGGCAAGCGGCACCCGACGCTGGGAGACGGCGTCGCGGTGGGTGCGGGTGCGAAGATCCTCGGCCCAATCACGATCGGCGCCGGCTCCGTGGTGGGCGCGAACGCGGTCGTCACACGGGATGCTCCGGATGACAGCATCCTGATCGGGATTCCCGCGAAGCCCCGCCACCGCCTCGTCGGCGAGGACACGCGCGCGCTGCTCACCGCACCCGACTACTCGATCTGA
- a CDS encoding phage holin family protein, which produces MITLLFRTGIYLLSAAIGLIVADLVLDGFEIVWSKWWGFVVCILIFALLQSILSPWITKIADRYAPVLLGGIGIFSTLIALVIVVLLPIGGLRITDAAGWILGSVIVWLVTALGSVLLPMIFVKRKVKEARGRR; this is translated from the coding sequence GTGATCACACTTCTCTTCCGCACAGGCATCTACCTCCTGTCGGCTGCCATCGGACTCATCGTCGCCGACCTCGTCCTCGACGGATTCGAGATCGTCTGGTCGAAATGGTGGGGCTTCGTGGTCTGCATCCTGATCTTCGCGCTGCTGCAGAGCATCCTCTCGCCCTGGATCACCAAGATCGCCGATCGTTACGCGCCGGTGCTGCTGGGCGGGATCGGGATCTTCTCCACCCTCATCGCTCTGGTGATCGTCGTGCTGCTGCCGATCGGCGGCCTGCGCATCACCGACGCTGCCGGGTGGATCCTCGGCTCCGTGATCGTCTGGCTCGTGACGGCACTGGGCAGCGTGCTGCTGCCGATGATCTTCGTCAAGCGCAAGGTGAAGGAAGCGCGCGGTCGTCGCTGA
- the prfA gene encoding peptide chain release factor 1: protein MFESVQALIDEHRRVQEELSDPAVHADAARAKRVNRRYAELSRIVAAHEAWVAASDDLDAAREFAREDEAFAAEVPVLEEGLQAAQEKLRRLLIPRDPDDARDVIMEIKAGEGGAESALFAADLLRMYIQYAASKGWKTELLERNESDLGGYKDVQVAIKGSSSDPAQGVWAHLKYEGGVHRVQRVPATESQGRIHTSTTGVLVFPEVDEPDEIAINQNDLKIDVFRSSGPGGQSVNTTDSAVRITHLPSGIVVSMQNEKSQLQNREAGMRVLRARLLAKQQEELDAAASDARKSQIRGMDRSERIRTYNFPENRIADHRTGFKAYNLDQVMDGALEPLIASAISADEEARLAAVGSDS, encoded by the coding sequence GTGTTCGAGTCCGTCCAGGCGTTGATCGACGAGCATCGCCGGGTGCAGGAGGAACTCTCCGACCCGGCGGTGCACGCCGACGCCGCGCGGGCGAAGCGCGTCAACCGCCGCTACGCCGAGTTGTCACGAATCGTCGCGGCGCACGAGGCGTGGGTCGCCGCATCCGACGACCTCGACGCCGCGCGCGAGTTCGCCCGTGAGGACGAGGCGTTCGCCGCCGAGGTCCCCGTGCTCGAAGAGGGGCTGCAGGCCGCGCAGGAGAAGCTGCGTCGACTGCTGATCCCTCGAGACCCCGATGACGCGCGCGACGTGATCATGGAGATCAAGGCGGGGGAGGGCGGCGCCGAGTCGGCGCTGTTCGCCGCCGACCTGCTGCGCATGTACATCCAGTACGCCGCGTCGAAGGGTTGGAAGACCGAGCTCCTCGAACGCAACGAGTCCGATCTCGGTGGCTACAAGGACGTGCAGGTCGCGATCAAGGGGTCGTCCTCCGACCCGGCGCAGGGTGTCTGGGCGCATCTGAAGTACGAAGGCGGTGTGCATCGCGTGCAGCGGGTGCCGGCGACCGAGTCCCAGGGGCGTATCCACACCTCGACCACCGGCGTCCTGGTGTTCCCCGAGGTCGACGAGCCCGACGAGATCGCCATCAACCAGAACGACCTCAAGATCGACGTGTTCCGCTCGTCCGGTCCGGGCGGGCAGTCGGTCAACACGACCGACTCCGCCGTGCGCATCACCCACCTGCCCAGCGGGATCGTGGTGTCGATGCAGAACGAGAAGTCGCAGCTGCAGAACCGTGAGGCCGGAATGCGCGTGCTGCGTGCGCGGCTCCTCGCCAAGCAGCAGGAGGAGCTCGACGCGGCGGCATCCGATGCCCGCAAGTCGCAGATCCGCGGCATGGACCGTTCCGAGCGCATCCGCACCTACAACTTCCCGGAGAACCGCATCGCGGATCACCGCACGGGGTTCAAGGCGTACAACCTCGACCAGGTCATGGACGGCGCTCTCGAGCCTCTCATCGCCTCGGCGATCTCGGCTGACGAGGAAGCGCGCCTGGCTGCCGTCGGCTCCGACTCCTGA
- the rho gene encoding transcription termination factor Rho, which produces MENFSETQNDQSAPVADAPAAAVNADAATEAAPARKRAPRRATSATAAAKAEKAAAAQAESAPAADAPAAAPAADGDAAEAAPKAKAPRRSRAKKADASEAPAAAAEAPAAPAEAPAAEKPAESTTTEAPAEAAPKTSGRGRRGAQKPAAEAPAAEQPAESAPADAQPTSDGASDSGEGDEQGGRSRNRNRSRNRGRGQSGTAQDQQQAQPAADDDQAGNGRNRQRNKRRSGAPTDEFDTEIGEDDVLIPIAGILDVLDNYAFVRTTGYLAGPSDVYVSLGQVKKYNLRKGDAIVGSIKQPREGDQPGRQKYNALVKVDSINGLSIDDAATRVEFGKLTPLYPQERLRLETAPEKLTQRIIDLVAPIGKGQRGLIVAPPKAGKTIVLQQIANAIAQNNPEVHLMVVLVDERPEEVTDMERTVKGEVIASTFDRPAEDHTTVAELAIERAKRLVELGRDVVVLLDSITRLGRAYNLAAPASGRVLTGGVDASALYPPKRFFGAARNIENGGSLTILATALVETGSKMDEVIFEEFKGTGNSELRLSRSLADKRIFPAVDVNASSTRREEMLLSADEVKITWKLRRALAGLDQQQALEVVLGKLKETNSNVEFLVQMQKSIPTLPSGAHGHDNNIR; this is translated from the coding sequence GTGGAGAATTTCTCCGAGACCCAGAACGACCAGTCCGCACCGGTCGCCGATGCGCCGGCTGCTGCCGTGAACGCCGATGCGGCCACGGAGGCCGCTCCGGCGCGCAAGCGTGCGCCCCGCCGCGCCACCAGCGCCACCGCGGCTGCGAAGGCCGAGAAGGCTGCCGCCGCACAGGCGGAGTCGGCGCCCGCCGCAGACGCACCCGCAGCCGCTCCCGCGGCCGACGGCGACGCTGCCGAGGCGGCTCCGAAGGCGAAGGCGCCGCGCCGCAGCCGCGCCAAGAAGGCCGACGCCTCCGAGGCGCCTGCCGCTGCCGCCGAGGCGCCCGCCGCTCCGGCTGAGGCTCCTGCCGCCGAGAAGCCGGCCGAGAGCACCACGACCGAGGCTCCGGCCGAGGCCGCCCCCAAGACCAGCGGCCGTGGCCGCCGCGGCGCGCAGAAGCCCGCCGCAGAGGCCCCCGCGGCCGAGCAGCCCGCCGAGTCGGCGCCCGCTGACGCGCAGCCCACCTCCGACGGCGCATCCGACTCCGGCGAAGGTGATGAGCAGGGCGGCCGCAGCCGCAACCGCAACCGCAGCCGCAACCGTGGCCGTGGCCAGAGCGGCACCGCGCAGGACCAGCAGCAGGCGCAGCCGGCCGCTGACGACGACCAGGCCGGAAACGGTCGCAACCGTCAGCGCAACAAGCGCCGCAGCGGTGCCCCGACCGACGAGTTCGACACCGAGATCGGCGAGGACGACGTCCTGATCCCGATCGCCGGCATCCTCGACGTGCTCGACAACTACGCGTTCGTGCGCACCACCGGCTACCTCGCCGGCCCCAGCGACGTCTACGTCTCGCTCGGACAGGTCAAGAAGTACAACCTGCGCAAGGGCGATGCGATCGTCGGCTCGATCAAGCAGCCGCGCGAGGGTGACCAGCCCGGGCGCCAGAAGTACAACGCCCTGGTCAAGGTCGACTCGATCAACGGTCTGTCGATCGACGACGCCGCGACCCGCGTCGAGTTCGGCAAGCTCACTCCTCTCTACCCGCAGGAGCGTCTGCGTCTGGAGACGGCGCCCGAGAAGCTCACGCAGCGCATCATCGACCTGGTCGCCCCGATCGGCAAGGGCCAGCGCGGACTCATCGTCGCGCCGCCCAAGGCCGGCAAGACGATCGTGCTGCAGCAGATCGCGAACGCGATCGCGCAGAACAACCCCGAGGTCCACCTCATGGTCGTGCTCGTCGACGAGCGCCCCGAAGAGGTCACCGACATGGAGCGCACGGTGAAGGGCGAGGTCATCGCCTCGACCTTCGACCGCCCCGCTGAGGACCACACCACGGTCGCCGAGCTCGCGATCGAGCGTGCCAAGCGTCTGGTCGAGCTCGGCCGCGACGTCGTCGTGCTGCTCGACTCGATCACCCGCCTCGGCCGCGCGTACAACCTCGCCGCCCCCGCGTCCGGCCGTGTGCTGACCGGTGGCGTCGACGCCTCCGCACTGTACCCGCCCAAGCGCTTCTTCGGTGCCGCGCGCAACATCGAGAACGGTGGCTCGCTCACCATCCTCGCGACCGCGCTCGTCGAGACCGGTTCCAAGATGGACGAGGTCATCTTCGAGGAGTTCAAGGGCACCGGCAACAGCGAACTGCGTCTCTCGCGCTCGCTCGCCGACAAGCGCATCTTCCCGGCGGTCGACGTCAACGCGTCGAGCACCCGCCGCGAAGAGATGCTGCTCTCGGCCGACGAGGTCAAGATCACGTGGAAGCTGCGTCGCGCCCTCGCCGGCCTCGACCAGCAGCAGGCCCTCGAGGTCGTACTCGGCAAGCTCAAGGAGACCAACTCCAACGTCGAGTTCCTCGTGCAGATGCAGAAGTCGATCCCGACGCTGCCGTCCGGCGCTCACGGGCACGACAACAACATCCGCTGA
- the thrB gene encoding homoserine kinase: MAQGRTVEVRVPATSANLGPGFDTLGLALSVYDTLQITELPAGTLEVEVSGSGAAEIPRDETNLIVRTIAHVYADAGRPLPGLRIVAENGVPHGRGLGSSGAAVAAGVLAAKGLLAGDVEIGDGDLLRLATEIEGHPDNVAPALFGGLTIAWMGERGPQHKKLLVHRGVSPLVLVPAYTMSTSQARSLQPPQVSTADAVFNVSRSALLIAALMQSPELLLDATADRLHQDYRAEAMPETQRLVQALRGAGFAAVVSGAGPSVLVLADGPGSRQDAVELADEVTDTPWEALLLAVDVRGGTVGDRAEGFHEAS, from the coding sequence ATGGCGCAGGGCCGCACCGTCGAGGTGCGCGTCCCCGCCACCAGCGCGAACCTCGGACCCGGCTTCGACACCCTGGGTCTGGCGCTCAGCGTCTACGACACGCTGCAGATCACCGAGCTCCCGGCCGGCACCCTCGAGGTCGAGGTCTCCGGGTCGGGTGCCGCGGAGATCCCGCGCGACGAGACCAATCTCATCGTCCGCACGATCGCACACGTCTACGCGGACGCCGGACGCCCCCTGCCGGGCCTGCGCATCGTCGCGGAGAACGGTGTCCCGCACGGCCGCGGGCTCGGTTCCTCCGGTGCCGCAGTGGCCGCCGGCGTGCTGGCGGCCAAGGGGCTGCTGGCGGGAGACGTCGAGATCGGCGACGGTGACCTGCTGCGGCTGGCGACCGAGATCGAAGGCCACCCCGACAACGTCGCTCCGGCGCTGTTCGGCGGTCTCACCATCGCGTGGATGGGCGAGCGCGGCCCGCAGCACAAGAAGCTCCTGGTTCACCGCGGGGTGTCGCCGCTCGTGCTCGTGCCGGCGTACACGATGTCGACCTCGCAGGCCCGTTCGCTGCAGCCGCCCCAGGTGTCCACAGCGGATGCCGTGTTCAACGTCTCGCGCTCGGCGCTGCTCATCGCGGCGCTGATGCAGAGTCCGGAGCTGCTGCTGGACGCGACTGCCGACCGGCTGCATCAGGACTACCGTGCCGAGGCGATGCCCGAGACGCAGCGCCTGGTCCAGGCTCTGCGCGGTGCCGGATTCGCGGCGGTCGTCTCCGGGGCGGGACCCAGCGTGCTGGTGCTCGCGGACGGCCCCGGCAGCCGTCAGGACGCGGTCGAACTGGCCGACGAAGTGACCGACACCCCGTGGGAGGCGCTGCTGCTCGCCGTCGACGTCCGTGGTGGTACAGTGGGGGATCGAGCGGAGGGCTTCCACGAAGCTTCGTGA
- a CDS encoding homoserine dehydrogenase encodes MTEYRRLRVALLGAGAVGSQVAALLLRHGDELADRAGASLELAGIAVRNLDAPRDVDLPQELFTTDAESLILGADIVIELIGGIEPARTNILQAIGSGADVVTANKALLATHGPELFEAADRVGASVYYEAAAAGAIPIIRPLRDSLAGDRVVRIMGIVNGTTNYILDRMDTEGADFADVLADAQRLGYAEADPTADVEGYDAAQKAAILASLAFHTAVPLDAVHREGISSITASMIEEARSAGFVIKLLAVCERIEANGDESISVRVYPALVPQSHPLASVHGANNAVFVEAEAAGSLMFYGAGAGGVQTASAVLGDVVSAARRHIAGGVGVGESTRANMPIVPIGHVTTRYQITLEVADAPGVLATVAGILSDGGVSVATVVQTVEGEAEPTARLIIGTHRAAESALSATVDALAGSSVVERVVSVLRVEGE; translated from the coding sequence ATGACAGAGTACCGACGACTTCGTGTGGCGCTTCTCGGCGCCGGGGCTGTCGGCTCCCAGGTCGCAGCACTCCTGCTGCGCCACGGAGACGAGCTCGCCGATCGCGCCGGAGCCTCCCTGGAGCTGGCAGGCATCGCCGTGCGCAACCTCGACGCGCCTCGCGACGTCGACCTGCCCCAGGAGCTGTTCACCACCGACGCCGAGTCCCTGATCCTCGGGGCCGACATCGTGATCGAGCTGATCGGCGGTATCGAGCCTGCCCGCACGAACATCCTGCAGGCGATCGGCTCGGGCGCCGACGTGGTGACGGCCAACAAGGCCCTTCTCGCCACCCACGGGCCCGAGCTCTTCGAAGCAGCCGACCGTGTCGGGGCGTCCGTGTACTACGAGGCCGCCGCTGCCGGCGCGATCCCGATCATCCGTCCGCTGCGCGACTCGCTCGCTGGCGACCGCGTGGTTCGGATCATGGGGATCGTCAACGGCACCACGAACTACATCCTCGACCGGATGGACACCGAGGGTGCGGACTTCGCGGACGTGCTCGCGGACGCTCAGCGTCTGGGGTACGCCGAAGCGGACCCCACCGCGGATGTCGAGGGCTACGACGCGGCGCAGAAGGCAGCGATCCTCGCGAGCCTGGCCTTCCACACCGCTGTGCCGCTCGACGCCGTGCACCGCGAGGGCATCTCCTCCATCACGGCCTCGATGATCGAAGAGGCTCGCTCCGCAGGCTTCGTCATCAAGCTGCTCGCGGTCTGCGAGCGCATCGAGGCCAACGGCGACGAGTCCATCTCGGTGCGCGTCTACCCGGCACTCGTGCCGCAGTCGCACCCGCTCGCCTCCGTGCACGGCGCGAACAACGCCGTGTTCGTCGAGGCCGAGGCCGCGGGATCGCTCATGTTCTACGGCGCAGGTGCCGGGGGAGTGCAGACCGCCTCCGCTGTGCTCGGCGATGTCGTGTCCGCCGCGCGTCGCCACATCGCCGGCGGTGTCGGGGTGGGGGAGTCGACCAGGGCCAACATGCCGATCGTCCCGATCGGGCACGTCACCACCCGCTACCAGATCACGCTCGAAGTCGCGGACGCACCCGGTGTGCTCGCCACCGTCGCCGGCATCCTCAGCGACGGGGGAGTCTCCGTCGCGACCGTCGTGCAGACCGTCGAGGGCGAGGCGGAGCCGACGGCACGTCTGATCATCGGCACGCACCGCGCTGCCGAGAGCGCGCTCAGCGCGACCGTCGATGCGCTGGCCGGCAGCTCCGTGGTCGAGCGCGTGGTCTCCGTGCTGCGCGTGGAAGGCGAGTGA